In Liquorilactobacillus hordei DSM 19519, the following proteins share a genomic window:
- a CDS encoding exopolyphosphatase, translating to MINFAVIDLGSNSVRMTITQIKDDGTTKVTHQLKEMVRLSEDMGAEKVLQEEPIKRTLEALKNFEEVYENLPHLHIEALATAAVRAATNQAEFLQLVKKKVGIDFEVITGEREAYLDFLGVTRTLDVGEECLIMDTGGASTELILVKQNQVSHLISLPLGSVTISQAFNLDDKIKASDLFLAMTDVEKALTDIDWLVDAHKTKLVVLGGSNRTLAKIARRKIDAENPPDIHGFTLSSDAAFDIFAELVDLDKSEREKIPGLAKARADVIVGGLTPISIIMRTLHIPQILFSNHGLREGALFDFMDKQQ from the coding sequence ATGATTAACTTTGCGGTGATTGATCTTGGATCTAATTCGGTTAGAATGACTATCACTCAAATCAAAGATGATGGTACAACCAAGGTTACTCATCAATTAAAAGAGATGGTACGTCTTTCCGAAGATATGGGTGCAGAAAAAGTTCTGCAAGAAGAACCTATCAAGCGAACCCTTGAGGCACTCAAAAATTTCGAGGAAGTCTATGAAAACCTCCCTCATCTCCATATTGAAGCTTTAGCAACAGCCGCTGTAAGGGCTGCAACTAATCAAGCTGAATTCTTACAGCTTGTAAAAAAGAAGGTTGGCATTGATTTTGAAGTAATCACTGGTGAACGTGAAGCTTACCTCGATTTTTTGGGAGTAACTCGAACTCTTGATGTAGGTGAAGAATGTCTAATTATGGATACCGGTGGTGCAAGTACTGAATTAATTTTAGTAAAACAAAATCAGGTATCTCACTTAATAAGTTTACCGCTCGGTTCTGTAACTATTTCTCAAGCTTTCAACCTTGATGACAAGATCAAAGCGTCCGATTTGTTTCTTGCAATGACTGATGTGGAAAAAGCCCTAACCGATATTGATTGGCTTGTAGATGCTCACAAGACTAAGCTTGTGGTTTTAGGTGGAAGCAATCGTACCCTAGCAAAGATTGCTCGTCGCAAAATTGATGCTGAAAATCCGCCAGATATCCATGGATTTACACTAAGCAGTGATGCTGCCTTTGATATTTTTGCCGAACTTGTAGATTTGGATAAAAGTGAGCGTGAAAAGATTCCTGGACTTGCAAAGGCTCGTGCCGATGTTATTGTAGGTGGACTTACACCAATTTCTATAATTATGCGAACACTACATATTCCTCAAATATTATTTTCAAATCATGGACTACGTGAGGGTGCACTTTTCGATTTTATGGATAAACAGCAATAA
- a CDS encoding RNA degradosome polyphosphate kinase: MSKFDKQDYFKNRELSWLEFNERVLEEAREPENPLLERANFLGITQSNVDEFFMVRVASLNKMYSVNIETTDASGMTPKEQIDKINEKEQEMVIRRYTTYNRSIIPQLEKNNIKLITASETTEEQYKFIHRYFNDELYPVLTPLADDSSRPFPFISNNSLNIAVRLHETDNKKNRRFATVRIPDVFTRIIRLPYEENSFILLEDIIKEFIGTLFIGYKVSDAATYRVIRDMDLDVAEEDTSDLLREVQKQLKKREHGGVMRLEIESSMHNRLKSRLIETLDVDKKAVYEINGPIDLTFLKKLPGLIEGHPELRYSKFKPFVDPALANNKNFFTQIRKKDFFMHHPYDSFSSVVNFIGQAATDPNVLAIKMTLYRVSGKSPIINYLGLAAQHGKQVTVLVEVKARFDEENNVRWAKQLEKMGCHVIYGLVGLKTHCKIALVIRHDDDGIRRYIHLGTGNYNDVTANFYTDMGIITADGDIGIDASNLFNMLSGYSEPPYFHKLHISPKRIRSFIDKKIDNEIMAAKAGHKAVIKMKMNSLSDQKIIEHLYEASAAGVKIQLIIRGICCLKTDIPGVSDNIEVHSIVGRFLEHSRIYYFYNEGNEDVYLSSADMMTRNLNRRVELLFPALDDKIKHKIISIFGTMWDDNMKTRILQGDIFTHLDRRGHTRLDVQEYFVTEAEQKNQLLLDRQRAEKRNASTFIPMTHHDDSPRLPGSDKEE, encoded by the coding sequence ATGAGTAAATTTGACAAGCAAGATTATTTTAAAAATCGTGAATTAAGCTGGTTGGAATTTAATGAGCGCGTACTTGAAGAAGCGCGTGAACCAGAAAATCCATTACTTGAACGTGCAAATTTTCTTGGGATTACACAAAGCAATGTTGATGAGTTCTTCATGGTTAGAGTTGCTTCACTGAATAAAATGTATTCTGTAAATATTGAAACTACTGATGCTTCTGGAATGACACCTAAAGAACAAATTGATAAGATCAACGAAAAAGAACAAGAAATGGTTATACGACGCTATACGACATACAATCGCTCAATTATTCCACAACTAGAGAAAAATAATATTAAACTAATCACAGCTTCTGAAACTACTGAGGAACAATATAAATTTATTCATCGTTATTTTAATGACGAATTATATCCCGTACTAACACCTTTGGCTGATGATTCTTCACGCCCATTTCCCTTCATCAGCAATAATTCGCTGAACATTGCCGTACGTCTTCATGAGACGGATAACAAAAAAAATCGACGCTTCGCAACGGTCAGAATTCCTGATGTTTTTACAAGAATTATCCGACTCCCATATGAAGAGAATTCATTTATTCTACTTGAAGATATTATTAAAGAATTCATTGGCACTCTTTTCATTGGGTATAAGGTCAGTGATGCTGCAACTTATCGTGTCATTCGTGATATGGACTTAGATGTTGCCGAGGAGGATACTTCTGACTTACTTCGGGAAGTTCAAAAACAATTAAAGAAACGTGAGCACGGAGGCGTCATGCGCTTAGAAATCGAAAGCTCAATGCACAATCGTCTAAAATCAAGATTAATTGAAACTTTGGATGTCGACAAAAAAGCGGTTTACGAAATTAATGGTCCAATTGACCTGACATTCTTAAAAAAATTACCTGGATTAATTGAAGGCCATCCAGAATTGAGATATTCAAAATTCAAACCATTTGTTGATCCTGCTCTAGCAAATAACAAAAACTTCTTTACACAAATTAGAAAAAAAGATTTCTTCATGCACCATCCCTATGATTCTTTCAGTTCTGTCGTGAACTTCATTGGTCAGGCTGCAACTGATCCAAATGTATTGGCAATCAAAATGACTCTCTATCGTGTTTCTGGCAAATCTCCAATTATCAATTATCTTGGACTAGCCGCACAACATGGTAAGCAAGTCACTGTTCTCGTTGAGGTAAAAGCTCGTTTTGATGAAGAAAACAATGTTCGTTGGGCTAAACAACTTGAAAAAATGGGGTGCCATGTTATTTATGGACTTGTCGGATTAAAGACGCATTGCAAGATTGCCCTAGTCATTCGTCATGATGACGATGGTATCCGTAGATACATTCACCTTGGTACCGGTAACTACAATGATGTAACAGCAAATTTCTACACCGATATGGGGATTATCACAGCTGATGGGGACATCGGAATTGATGCTTCTAATTTATTTAACATGCTTTCAGGATATTCAGAACCACCCTATTTCCATAAATTGCATATTTCTCCCAAACGTATCCGTTCTTTTATTGATAAGAAAATTGATAATGAAATCATGGCCGCAAAAGCTGGTCACAAAGCTGTTATCAAAATGAAGATGAACTCCTTATCTGATCAAAAAATTATTGAACATCTATATGAAGCTTCAGCTGCTGGAGTTAAGATTCAATTAATTATTCGGGGAATATGTTGTCTAAAAACAGACATTCCAGGTGTCAGCGACAACATTGAAGTCCATTCAATTGTTGGCCGTTTTCTTGAACATAGCCGCATTTATTACTTCTATAACGAAGGAAATGAAGATGTTTATCTTTCCAGTGCCGATATGATGACAAGAAATCTTAATCGAAGAGTTGAGTTGTTATTTCCAGCACTAGATGACAAGATTAAACACAAAATCATTTCAATTTTTGGGACGATGTGGGATGATAATATGAAGACGCGAATACTGCAAGGTGACATTTTTACACATTTAGACCGTCGCGGTCATACACGTCTGGATGTCCAAGAGTATTTTGTAACAGAAGCAGAACAAAAAAATCAACTACTACTAGATCGACAACGTGCAGAAAAAAGAAATGCTTCAACTTTTATTCCGATGACTCATCATGACGATTCTCCACGACTTCCTGGTAGTGACAAGGAGGAATAA
- a CDS encoding D-alanine--D-alanine ligase family protein, with the protein MEKKKLHIALFFGGNSSEHAVSKRSAHNIYDGMDKDKYDVSVFMFTKNGYLLGNKDSMRIFDGEDEDTVVAEATANIDFSNPLANIQNISEVKNIDVFYPVIHGNMGEDGTVQGLFRLLNKPWIGSGVASSGVSFDKDLTKQLLTLHGIRNTKYVVVTPENQTQYTYENCSKKLGTTMFVKPARQGSSVGIYKVENKDEFDKAVKEGFHYDFKLLVEEAIDHPREVECSVLGNRNAKASKLGAIKIPDDDVFYDYNNKFVDASGVEFEMPVELPEDLTAEIKQMSLDAFRVLGNRGLARMDFLVDSNNVPYFGEVNTLPGFTNISLYPQLWAVSGIDYSDLIDQLIELAITEFNDNAKLHYDFVDLGEEKLPEKK; encoded by the coding sequence ATGGAAAAAAAGAAATTACACATTGCATTGTTTTTTGGAGGTAACTCATCAGAGCATGCTGTTTCAAAGCGCTCAGCACATAACATTTATGACGGAATGGATAAAGATAAGTATGATGTATCTGTATTTATGTTCACAAAAAATGGCTATCTTTTAGGAAACAAAGATTCAATGAGAATTTTTGATGGGGAAGATGAAGATACAGTTGTTGCAGAAGCAACTGCGAATATTGATTTTTCTAACCCACTTGCAAATATTCAAAATATTTCTGAAGTTAAAAATATTGATGTTTTCTACCCAGTTATTCATGGCAATATGGGAGAAGATGGTACAGTGCAAGGCTTATTTAGATTATTGAACAAGCCTTGGATTGGTAGCGGAGTTGCATCTTCAGGTGTTTCTTTTGATAAAGATTTGACGAAGCAATTATTGACTCTTCATGGTATCCGCAATACAAAGTATGTTGTAGTTACTCCAGAAAATCAAACTCAATATACTTATGAGAACTGTAGCAAGAAGCTTGGAACAACAATGTTTGTTAAGCCAGCTCGTCAAGGTTCTTCAGTTGGAATTTATAAAGTTGAGAACAAAGATGAATTTGATAAGGCTGTTAAAGAAGGATTCCATTATGATTTTAAGTTGCTCGTTGAAGAAGCAATTGATCATCCGCGCGAAGTAGAATGTTCAGTATTAGGTAATCGTAATGCAAAGGCTTCAAAACTTGGAGCAATTAAGATACCTGATGATGATGTCTTCTATGACTATAACAATAAGTTTGTGGATGCCTCAGGTGTTGAGTTTGAGATGCCAGTAGAATTACCAGAGGACTTAACAGCAGAAATCAAGCAAATGTCATTAGATGCTTTTCGTGTGTTGGGTAATCGTGGTCTAGCAAGAATGGATTTCTTGGTTGACAGTAATAACGTACCCTATTTTGGTGAAGTTAATACCTTACCTGGCTTCACGAACATTTCGTTGTATCCACAATTATGGGCCGTATCAGGAATTGACTATAGTGATTTGATTGACCAGCTAATTGAATTAGCAATTACTGAATTTAATGATAATGCAAAACTTCATTATGATTTTGTAGATCTTGGTGAAGAAAAATTACCTGAAAAGAAGTAG
- a CDS encoding DNA-3-methyladenine glycosylase I, giving the protein MRCSWAMGNDLLMAYHDKEWGVPKKEERILFEMLSLEIMQAGLKWEVILKKRAGFKTAFYDFEVKKIAEMTEADVQNLMSNKEIIRNQRKIRAIIRNAQTLLELKKNTEFDFGEYLWNFIGNKQIVNHWEFGEQVPAQTALSQKIAKDMKKLGFAFVGPTIVYSFMQSIGMVDDHLTNCEIKKSRG; this is encoded by the coding sequence ATGAGATGTTCATGGGCAATGGGGAACGACTTGTTGATGGCGTATCATGATAAGGAGTGGGGCGTGCCAAAAAAAGAAGAGAGAATCCTTTTTGAGATGCTTTCACTTGAAATAATGCAGGCTGGGCTGAAGTGGGAAGTTATTCTAAAAAAACGGGCAGGTTTTAAAACTGCTTTTTATGATTTTGAAGTAAAAAAAATTGCAGAAATGACAGAAGCGGATGTTCAAAACTTAATGAGCAACAAAGAAATTATTCGTAATCAACGAAAAATTCGGGCAATTATAAGAAATGCTCAAACTTTGCTTGAATTAAAGAAAAACACAGAATTCGACTTTGGCGAATACCTATGGAATTTTATCGGGAATAAACAAATTGTTAATCATTGGGAATTTGGTGAACAAGTACCAGCACAAACAGCGCTCTCGCAAAAAATTGCAAAGGATATGAAAAAACTTGGTTTTGCCTTTGTCGGACCAACGATAGTTTATTCATTTATGCAGTCTATAGGGATGGTTGATGACCATTTAACAAATTGTGAGATAAAAAAGAGTCGGGGGTAA
- a CDS encoding universal stress protein — protein MLQQYKNILVPVDGSKEAELAFKKAVAVAKRNGKEAHLELLHVVDTRAFQNISSYDASMVDEVVETAKKKIESYINEAKADGVENISYSIEYGAPKTIIAKDKPTELETDLIMIGATGLNTVERLLLGSVTEYVTRTASCDVLVVRTDLDNKQPEE, from the coding sequence ATGTTACAACAATATAAAAATATTCTAGTACCTGTCGACGGATCAAAAGAAGCTGAATTGGCATTCAAAAAAGCCGTCGCTGTTGCAAAGAGAAATGGTAAAGAAGCACACTTAGAGTTACTTCATGTTGTTGATACACGTGCCTTCCAAAATATTTCGAGTTATGATGCCAGCATGGTAGACGAAGTTGTTGAGACTGCCAAGAAAAAGATCGAAAGTTATATCAATGAGGCTAAAGCTGACGGTGTTGAAAATATATCTTATTCGATCGAATATGGTGCACCAAAAACAATTATCGCTAAGGACAAACCTACCGAATTAGAAACTGATTTAATTATGATTGGTGCTACTGGTTTGAATACAGTTGAACGTTTACTTTTGGGCTCAGTTACAGAGTATGTTACGAGAACTGCAAGTTGTGATGTTCTTGTTGTTCGGACAGATTTGGACAATAAGCAACCTGAAGAATAA
- a CDS encoding replication-associated recombination protein A produces the protein MLKPLAYRMRPKNIEEVVGQQNLVGPGKIIRRMVDAKLLSSMILYGPPGTGKTSIASAIAGSTKYAFRMLNAATDSKKELEVVAEEAKMSGTVILLLDEIHRLTKPKQDFLLPHLESGRIILIGATTENPYIAINPAIRSRTQIFEVKPLTEDDIKIAIERALSDKTNGLGSYNVALTSDASTHLCRATNGDLRSALNALELAVRSTTPENGSQEIKISLPIIEECLQHKALVQDKDGDAHYDVISAFQKSIRGSDTDAALHYLARLLASGDLISVNRRLLTIAYEDIGLANPPAAARTVDAVTAAEKIGLPEARIPLAVAVIDLCLSPKSNSAINAIDGALADINRGGYGDVPAHLKDAHYQGAKILGHGTDYLYPHDYPHDWIPQQYLPNPIKNKSYYEPKDNGRYETVLKEQYARLKKMQKSKK, from the coding sequence ATGCTAAAGCCCCTAGCCTACCGCATGCGCCCTAAGAATATTGAAGAAGTTGTCGGTCAACAAAATCTAGTTGGTCCAGGTAAAATCATCAGACGAATGGTCGATGCCAAATTGCTCTCTTCAATGATTCTCTACGGCCCCCCTGGAACAGGAAAAACGAGTATTGCCAGTGCTATCGCTGGTTCAACAAAATATGCTTTTAGAATGCTTAATGCCGCGACTGATTCAAAAAAAGAATTAGAAGTGGTCGCTGAAGAAGCAAAGATGAGTGGTACAGTTATCCTCTTACTTGACGAAATTCATCGTCTTACTAAACCAAAACAGGATTTTTTATTACCTCATCTTGAAAGTGGCCGGATTATCTTAATTGGTGCAACAACAGAAAATCCTTATATCGCAATCAACCCGGCCATAAGAAGCCGTACACAAATATTTGAGGTTAAACCTCTAACAGAAGATGACATTAAGATTGCCATTGAGCGTGCATTATCCGATAAAACTAACGGTCTAGGATCATATAATGTGGCCTTAACTTCTGATGCATCGACTCACCTTTGTCGTGCTACAAACGGAGATCTGCGTAGTGCTTTAAATGCCCTCGAATTAGCTGTTAGATCAACTACGCCAGAAAATGGAAGTCAAGAAATAAAGATTTCTTTACCCATTATTGAGGAATGCTTACAGCACAAAGCTCTCGTACAAGATAAAGATGGAGATGCGCATTACGATGTAATCTCCGCCTTTCAAAAATCCATTCGTGGTTCTGATACGGACGCCGCACTTCATTACCTTGCACGTTTGCTAGCTTCCGGTGACTTAATCAGTGTTAATCGCAGGCTCTTAACAATTGCATATGAAGACATTGGACTAGCGAATCCTCCTGCAGCTGCAAGAACTGTTGATGCTGTGACTGCAGCTGAAAAAATTGGCTTGCCTGAAGCTCGAATTCCTTTAGCGGTTGCAGTAATTGATCTTTGTCTATCACCTAAATCCAATTCTGCGATAAACGCCATTGACGGAGCACTCGCAGACATTAATCGCGGTGGCTATGGTGATGTTCCGGCACACCTAAAAGATGCACATTATCAAGGTGCTAAAATACTTGGTCATGGAACTGATTATCTGTATCCTCATGATTATCCTCACGATTGGATTCCACAACAATATCTACCAAATCCAATCAAGAATAAGAGCTACTATGAGCCAAAAGATAATGGGCGCTATGAAACCGTGTTAAAGGAACAGTATGCACGTTTAAAAAAGATGCAAAAAAGCAAAAAGTAA
- the rpsD gene encoding 30S ribosomal protein S4, which produces MSRYTGPSWKVSRRLGISLTGTGKELARRPYAPGQHGQNNRRKLSEYGLQLREKQKLRMIYGLSERQFSNLFKRAGKIRQGRHGDNFMILLEQRLDNVVYRLGLATTRRQSRQLVNHGHITVNGKRVDIPSYEVSVGDVISLREKSKNLQIVKDALEAIVGRPQFVTFDENKLEGSLVRLPEREELEAEVDEALIVEYYNKL; this is translated from the coding sequence ATGTCTCGTTATACAGGTCCAAGTTGGAAAGTATCACGTCGTTTAGGTATTTCATTGACTGGTACAGGTAAAGAATTAGCACGTCGTCCATATGCTCCAGGACAACACGGTCAAAACAACCGTCGTAAATTATCTGAATATGGTTTGCAATTACGCGAAAAACAAAAGCTTCGCATGATTTATGGCCTTTCAGAACGTCAATTCTCAAACCTTTTCAAGCGTGCTGGCAAGATTCGTCAAGGTCGTCATGGTGACAACTTCATGATTTTGTTGGAACAACGTTTGGATAATGTTGTTTACCGTTTAGGTTTAGCTACAACTCGTCGTCAATCACGTCAGTTGGTAAACCATGGTCACATTACAGTTAATGGCAAGCGTGTTGATATTCCTTCATACGAAGTTTCTGTAGGTGATGTAATTTCATTGCGTGAAAAATCAAAGAACTTGCAAATTGTTAAAGACGCTCTTGAAGCAATTGTTGGTCGTCCACAATTTGTAACTTTTGATGAGAACAAGCTTGAAGGTTCATTAGTTCGTTTACCAGAACGTGAAGAACTTGAAGCTGAAGTTGATGAAGCTCTTATCGTTGAATACTACAACAAACTTTAA
- a CDS encoding GAF domain-containing protein produces MKNTLLIQQLDSLLKNETNFVANLANTSALIFESFPNINWAGFYLYEQKNDELVLGPFQGKVACMHISIGKGVCGTAFQEGKTLVVANVLEFPGHIACDAASRSEIVVPLIKNGKKIGVLDIDSPNENRFTEADRLTLNSLVTTLLDHCDLLD; encoded by the coding sequence ATGAAAAATACACTTTTAATTCAACAATTGGATTCATTATTAAAAAATGAAACAAATTTTGTTGCCAATTTAGCAAATACATCTGCTTTAATCTTCGAAAGTTTTCCCAACATTAACTGGGCTGGCTTTTATCTCTATGAACAAAAGAATGACGAATTGGTTCTTGGACCATTTCAAGGAAAAGTTGCATGCATGCACATCTCAATTGGTAAAGGTGTCTGTGGAACAGCCTTCCAAGAAGGAAAAACCTTAGTGGTTGCCAATGTCTTGGAATTTCCAGGTCACATTGCCTGTGACGCAGCGAGTCGTTCAGAAATAGTTGTTCCACTAATTAAGAATGGTAAAAAAATTGGGGTACTAGATATTGATTCTCCTAATGAAAATCGTTTTACAGAAGCTGACCGCTTGACATTAAATTCTTTAGTTACCACCTTACTTGATCATTGTGACTTACTTGACTAA